The following coding sequences lie in one Lelliottia jeotgali genomic window:
- a CDS encoding Toxin TisB, type I toxin-antitoxin system — protein MGVVDTIILILKLIVAVLQLLDAVLKYLR, from the coding sequence ATGGGCGTCGTGGATACGATCATTCTTATCCTGAAACTCATTGTTGCAGTACTGCAACTGCTTGATGCTGTCCTGAAATACCTGCGGTAA
- a CDS encoding Acetolactate synthase large subunit has translation MASSGTTSGKTRFTGAQLIVHLLERQGITIVSGIPGGTVLPLYDALSQSTQIRHVLARHEQGAGFIAQGMARTQGKPAVCMACSGPGATNLVTAIADARLDSIPLICITGQVPSSMIGTDAFQEVDTYGISIPITKHNYLVRDIAELPQVIADAFRIAQSGRPGPVWIDIPKDVQTAEIDIETFPEPGDRAPAPAFSAQSVQDAAAMINAAIRPVLYLGGGAINASEQVREFAEKANLPTTMTLMALGMLPKAHPLSLGMLGMHGARSTNFILQESDLLIVLGARFDDRAIGKTEQFCPNAKIIHVDIDRAELGKIKQPHVAIQGDVSEVLAQLIPQTHATDNAEWRSLVAQLQQEFPSAIPTEGDPLSHYGLINAVASCVDDSAIITTDVGQHQMWTAQAYPLNRPRQWLTSGGLGTMGFGLPAAVGAALANPDRKVICFSGDGSLMMNIQEMATAAENQLDVKIILMNNEALGLVHQQQSLFYKQGVFAATYPGMINFMQIAAGFGLHICDLNAEEDAQAALQAAISRPGPALIHVRIDPEQKVYPMVPPGAANTEMVGE, from the coding sequence ATGGCAAGTTCGGGCACAACATCTGGCAAGACGCGTTTTACCGGCGCGCAATTAATCGTTCATTTACTGGAACGTCAGGGTATTACCATTGTTTCGGGTATTCCAGGCGGTACGGTACTGCCGCTGTATGACGCGTTAAGTCAAAGCACGCAGATCCGCCACGTTCTGGCGCGCCACGAGCAGGGGGCAGGATTTATCGCCCAGGGCATGGCGCGAACTCAGGGCAAACCCGCTGTCTGTATGGCTTGTAGCGGACCGGGCGCTACCAACCTGGTCACCGCGATTGCCGACGCACGCCTCGACTCCATTCCGCTGATTTGCATTACCGGCCAGGTTCCTTCGTCGATGATCGGCACCGATGCGTTTCAGGAAGTCGACACCTACGGCATCTCTATCCCCATCACCAAGCACAACTATTTAGTTCGCGATATCGCCGAGTTACCTCAGGTGATCGCCGATGCGTTCCGCATTGCGCAATCCGGTCGCCCAGGCCCGGTGTGGATAGACATTCCTAAGGACGTGCAAACCGCTGAAATCGACATCGAGACGTTCCCGGAGCCGGGTGACCGCGCTCCCGCGCCAGCATTCAGCGCCCAAAGCGTGCAAGATGCCGCCGCGATGATCAACGCAGCGATTCGCCCGGTGCTCTATCTGGGCGGCGGGGCGATTAACGCCTCTGAACAGGTGCGTGAGTTTGCCGAAAAAGCGAATCTGCCGACCACAATGACCTTGATGGCGCTGGGTATGCTGCCGAAAGCACACCCGCTCTCATTGGGCATGCTGGGGATGCACGGCGCGCGCAGCACCAACTTTATTCTGCAAGAGTCTGATTTACTGATCGTTCTTGGCGCACGTTTTGATGACCGGGCGATTGGCAAAACCGAGCAGTTCTGCCCGAACGCGAAAATCATTCACGTCGATATCGACCGCGCCGAGCTGGGTAAAATCAAACAGCCGCACGTGGCGATTCAGGGCGATGTGAGCGAAGTGCTGGCCCAGCTGATCCCGCAAACCCACGCCACCGACAACGCCGAATGGCGCTCCCTGGTTGCTCAACTGCAACAGGAGTTCCCGAGCGCCATTCCAACCGAAGGTGACCCGCTGAGCCATTACGGCCTGATTAACGCCGTCGCGTCCTGCGTGGATGACAGCGCCATTATCACCACCGACGTTGGCCAGCATCAGATGTGGACCGCCCAGGCATATCCGCTGAATCGTCCGCGCCAGTGGCTGACCTCCGGCGGCCTGGGGACGATGGGCTTCGGCCTGCCTGCTGCCGTGGGTGCGGCGCTGGCGAACCCGGATCGCAAGGTGATTTGCTTCTCCGGTGACGGCAGCCTGATGATGAATATTCAGGAGATGGCGACGGCGGCGGAAAACCAGCTCGACGTGAAAATCATCCTGATGAATAACGAAGCGCTGGGCTTGGTGCATCAGCAGCAGAGCCTGTTCTACAAGCAGGGCGTGTTCGCCGCGACCTATCCGGGGATGATCAACTTTATGCAGATTGCCGCCGGTTTTGGCCTGCATATCTGCGATCTGAACGCCGAAGAGGACGCGCAGGCCGCCCTGCAGGCGGCGATTTCCCGTCCTGGCCCGGCGCTGATTCACGTGCGTATCGACCCTGAACAAAAAGTGTATCCAATGGTCCCGCCGGGTGCGGCCAATACTGAGATGGTGGGAGAATAA
- a CDS encoding Acetolactate synthase small subunit, whose product MQKQYDNVILELTVRNHPGVMTHVCGLFARRAFNVEGILCLPIQGSDQSRIWLLVNDDQRLEQMMAQIDKLEDVTKVVRNQSDPTMFNKIAVFFE is encoded by the coding sequence ATGCAAAAACAATACGATAACGTCATTCTCGAACTCACCGTCCGCAACCACCCTGGCGTCATGACCCACGTCTGTGGCCTGTTCGCCCGCCGCGCGTTCAACGTCGAAGGCATTCTGTGTCTGCCGATTCAGGGCAGCGATCAGAGCCGCATCTGGCTACTGGTGAACGACGACCAGCGCCTCGAGCAGATGATGGCGCAAATCGACAAACTGGAAGACGTCACCAAAGTGGTGCGCAACCAGTCCGATCCGACCATGTTTAATAAAATTGCGGTGTTTTTTGAGTAA
- a CDS encoding Transcriptional regulatory protein UhpA, translating to MTTIALIDDHLIVRSGFAQLLSLEADFQVVAEFGSGREALAGLPGRGVQVCICDISMPDLSGLELLSQLPKGMATIMLSVHDSPALVEQALNAGARGFLSKRCSPDELISAVRTVATGGCYLTPDIAIKLAAGRQDPLTKRERQVAEKLAQGMAVKEIAVELGLSPKTVHVHRANLMEKLGVSNDVELARRMFDGWQ from the coding sequence ATGACCACCATCGCCCTTATCGACGACCATCTTATCGTCCGCTCCGGTTTTGCCCAGTTGCTGAGCCTGGAGGCGGACTTTCAGGTCGTGGCTGAATTCGGTTCAGGCCGCGAGGCACTGGCCGGACTGCCGGGGCGCGGGGTGCAGGTGTGCATTTGCGATATCTCGATGCCGGACCTCTCCGGGCTTGAGCTGCTCAGCCAGCTGCCGAAAGGGATGGCGACGATCATGCTCTCGGTGCACGACAGCCCGGCGCTGGTCGAACAGGCGCTCAACGCCGGGGCGCGCGGGTTTCTCTCCAAACGCTGCAGTCCGGACGAACTCATTTCTGCCGTGCGCACCGTTGCCACGGGCGGGTGCTATCTCACCCCCGATATCGCTATCAAGCTCGCCGCCGGACGCCAGGACCCGCTAACCAAACGCGAACGACAGGTGGCGGAAAAACTGGCGCAGGGGATGGCGGTAAAAGAGATCGCCGTCGAGCTGGGCCTGTCACCGAAAACCGTTCACGTCCATCGCGCCAATCTTATGGAAAAACTCGGCGTCAGCAATGACGTCGAGCTGGCCCGCCGCATGTTTGACGGCTGGCAATGA
- a CDS encoding Sensor histidine protein kinase UhpB, glucose-6-phosphate specific: MLLFPFGLRLGLMLQCPRGYWPVLLGAEWIMLVWLAQEVALAHLPLLMIGGVLTLLPVALISRYRHQRDWRTLLRQGGALIAAALLQSLPWIGKPDTLTALLLTLTGGLTLAPTCLVIWHYLTSTVWQPLGPALVSQPVNWRARHLIWYLLLFVVSLWLQLGLPAELSRFTPFCLALPIIALAWHYGWQGALIATLMNAIALIASQTWHDHPVDLLLSLLAQSLTGLLLGAGIQRLRELNQSLQNELARNRRLAERLLETEESVRQEVARELHDDIGQTITAIRTQAGIVQRLAPENIGVRQGGAHIEQLSLGVYDSVRRLLGRLRPRQLDDLSLEQAVRSLMREMELEGRGIVSHIDWAIDESGLSESQRVTLFRVCQEGLNNIVKHASASAVTLQGWQQDDRLMLVLEDDGCGLPPGSGQQGFGLAGMRERVTALGGMLTISCTHGTRVSVNLPLRYS; encoded by the coding sequence GTGCTGCTGTTTCCGTTTGGCCTGCGTCTGGGGCTGATGCTGCAATGTCCGCGCGGCTACTGGCCCGTTTTGCTCGGCGCCGAGTGGATCATGCTGGTGTGGCTGGCGCAGGAAGTGGCGCTGGCGCATCTCCCATTATTGATGATCGGGGGCGTGCTAACGCTGCTCCCGGTGGCGCTGATTTCCCGCTATCGCCATCAGCGCGACTGGCGCACGCTGCTGCGTCAGGGCGGGGCGCTGATCGCCGCTGCGCTGTTGCAGTCTCTGCCGTGGATCGGCAAACCCGACACTCTCACGGCCCTGCTGCTGACCCTCACCGGCGGGCTGACGCTGGCCCCGACCTGCCTGGTTATCTGGCACTATCTCACCAGCACCGTCTGGCAACCGCTCGGCCCGGCGCTGGTCTCCCAGCCGGTGAACTGGCGCGCGCGGCACCTCATCTGGTATCTGCTACTGTTCGTGGTCAGCCTGTGGTTACAGCTGGGCCTGCCGGCGGAACTCTCCCGTTTTACGCCGTTCTGCCTGGCGCTGCCGATTATCGCCCTGGCCTGGCACTACGGCTGGCAGGGGGCGCTGATCGCTACCCTGATGAATGCCATCGCGTTGATTGCCAGCCAGACGTGGCACGATCATCCCGTCGATTTACTCCTCTCGCTGCTGGCGCAAAGCCTGACCGGGCTGCTGCTGGGTGCGGGGATTCAGCGCCTGCGTGAGCTGAACCAGTCCCTGCAAAACGAGCTGGCCCGCAACCGCCGTCTGGCGGAGCGGTTACTGGAAACCGAAGAGAGCGTGCGCCAGGAAGTGGCGCGCGAACTGCACGACGATATCGGCCAAACCATCACCGCCATTCGCACTCAGGCGGGGATTGTTCAGCGGCTGGCCCCGGAAAATATCGGCGTCCGCCAGGGCGGGGCGCATATCGAACAGCTCTCGCTCGGCGTGTATGATTCCGTGCGTCGTCTGCTGGGCCGACTGCGTCCGCGCCAGCTGGACGATCTCTCCCTTGAGCAGGCGGTGCGGTCCCTGATGCGCGAGATGGAGCTGGAAGGAAGGGGCATCGTCAGCCACATCGACTGGGCGATCGACGAATCGGGGCTGAGCGAAAGCCAGCGCGTGACCCTGTTCCGCGTCTGTCAGGAGGGGCTGAACAATATCGTCAAACACGCCAGCGCCAGCGCGGTGACACTCCAGGGCTGGCAGCAGGACGACCGCCTGATGCTGGTTCTCGAAGATGACGGCTGCGGCCTGCCGCCCGGCTCCGGCCAGCAGGGTTTTGGCCTGGCGGGAATGCGTGAGCGCGTCACAGCGCTCGGCGGAATGCTGACGATCTCCTGCACCCACGGCACTCGCGTCAGCGTGAATTTGCCGCTGCGTTACTCGTAA
- a CDS encoding Hexose phosphate uptake regulatory protein UhpC, translating into MFTFLKTPASAAPIGDKQEIDARYRYWRRHILTTIWLGYALFYFTRKSFNAAAPEILASGVMTRTDIGLLATLFYITYGLSKFFSGIVSDRSNARYFMGLGLIATGVVNILFGFSTSLWAFALLWALNAFFQGWGAPVCARLLTAWYSRNERGGWWAIWNTAHNVGGALIPIVVGAAALHYGWRAGMMIAGTLAIFAGLFLCWRLRDRPETVGLPPVGDWRHDEMEISQQQEGAGLTRKEILTKYVLLNPYIWLLSLCYVLVYVVRAAINDWGNLYMSETLGVDLVTANSAVTMFELGGFIGALVAGWGSDKLFNGNRGPMNLIFAAGILLSVGSLWLMPFASYVMQAACFFTTGFFVFGPQMLIGMAAAECSHKEAAGAATGFVGLFAYLGASLSGWPLARVIDIWHWSGFFAVIAIAAGISALLLLPFLNAQAPRETHEA; encoded by the coding sequence ATGTTTACCTTTCTGAAAACGCCTGCCAGCGCCGCACCGATTGGCGACAAACAGGAGATCGATGCGCGCTACCGCTACTGGCGACGCCATATCCTGACCACCATCTGGCTGGGCTATGCCCTGTTCTATTTCACCCGTAAAAGTTTCAACGCCGCCGCGCCGGAAATTCTCGCCAGCGGTGTAATGACGCGCACGGACATCGGCCTGCTGGCGACGCTGTTTTACATCACCTACGGCCTGTCGAAATTCTTCTCCGGGATCGTCAGCGACCGCTCCAACGCCCGGTATTTCATGGGATTAGGGCTGATCGCCACGGGCGTGGTGAATATTCTGTTTGGTTTCTCCACCTCGCTTTGGGCCTTCGCCCTGCTGTGGGCGCTGAACGCCTTTTTCCAGGGCTGGGGCGCGCCCGTCTGCGCACGCCTGCTCACCGCCTGGTACTCCCGTAACGAGCGCGGCGGTTGGTGGGCGATCTGGAACACCGCCCATAACGTCGGCGGGGCGCTGATCCCCATCGTGGTGGGTGCGGCAGCGCTGCACTACGGCTGGCGCGCCGGGATGATGATCGCCGGAACGCTGGCGATTTTCGCCGGGCTGTTCCTGTGCTGGCGTCTGCGCGACCGGCCTGAAACTGTTGGTCTGCCGCCGGTTGGCGACTGGCGTCATGACGAGATGGAGATCTCCCAGCAGCAGGAGGGCGCGGGCCTGACGCGCAAGGAGATCCTCACCAAATACGTGCTCCTGAACCCGTATATCTGGCTGCTTTCTCTGTGCTACGTGCTGGTCTACGTGGTGCGCGCGGCGATCAACGACTGGGGCAATCTGTACATGTCCGAGACGCTGGGCGTCGATCTGGTGACCGCCAACTCGGCGGTGACGATGTTTGAGCTGGGCGGATTTATCGGCGCGCTGGTGGCGGGCTGGGGATCGGACAAACTGTTTAATGGCAACCGCGGCCCGATGAACCTAATTTTTGCCGCCGGGATTTTACTCTCCGTCGGCTCGCTGTGGCTGATGCCATTCGCCAGCTACGTGATGCAGGCGGCGTGCTTTTTCACCACCGGATTCTTCGTCTTCGGCCCGCAAATGCTGATCGGCATGGCGGCGGCGGAGTGTTCGCACAAAGAGGCCGCGGGTGCGGCGACCGGGTTTGTCGGTCTGTTTGCCTATCTCGGCGCGTCCCTTTCCGGCTGGCCGCTGGCGCGAGTGATCGACATCTGGCACTGGAGCGGTTTTTTCGCAGTGATCGCCATCGCGGCGGGGATTTCTGCCCTGCTGTTGCTGCCGTTTTTGAACGCTCAGGCTCCGCGCGAGACTCACGAAGCGTGA
- a CDS encoding Hexose phosphate transport protein UhpT — translation MLAFLNQVRKPTLDLPLEMRRKMWFKPFMQSYLVVFIGYLTMYLIRKNFNIAQNDMISTYGLSMTQLGMIGLGFSITYGVGKTLVSYYADGKNTKQFLPFMLILSAICMLGFSASMGAGSVSLFMMIAFYALSGFFQSTGGSCSYSTITKWTPRRKRGTYLGMWNISHNLGGAGAAGVALFGANFLFDGHVIGMFIFPSIIALIVGFIGLRYGSDSPESYGLGKAEELFGEELSEEDKEAEDESMTKWQIFVEYVLKNKVIWLLCFSNIFLYVVRIGIDQWSTVYAFQELKLSKEVAIQGFTLFEVGALVGTLLWGWLSDLANGRRALVACVALALIIATLGVYQHASNQYIYLASLFTLGFLVFGPQLLIGVAAVGFVPKKAIGAADGIKGTFAYLIGDSFAKLGLGMIADGTPVFGLTGWAGTFAALDAAAIACICLMAMVAVMEERKIRREKRIQKLKAA, via the coding sequence ATGCTGGCCTTTCTCAACCAGGTGCGCAAGCCGACCCTGGATCTGCCGCTCGAGATGCGGCGCAAAATGTGGTTCAAGCCGTTCATGCAGTCCTACCTGGTGGTCTTCATCGGCTACCTGACCATGTACCTGATCCGCAAAAACTTCAACATCGCCCAGAACGACATGATCTCCACCTACGGGCTGAGCATGACGCAGCTGGGGATGATTGGCCTCGGTTTCTCGATCACTTACGGTGTCGGCAAAACCCTGGTTTCCTACTACGCCGACGGTAAAAACACCAAGCAGTTCCTGCCGTTTATGCTGATCCTCTCCGCCATCTGTATGCTCGGCTTTAGCGCCAGCATGGGCGCGGGCTCCGTCAGCCTGTTTATGATGATCGCTTTCTACGCCCTGAGCGGTTTCTTCCAGAGTACCGGCGGGTCGTGCAGCTACTCGACGATCACCAAATGGACGCCGCGCCGCAAGCGCGGAACCTACCTCGGTATGTGGAACATTTCCCACAACCTCGGCGGGGCGGGTGCGGCAGGCGTGGCGCTGTTTGGCGCCAACTTCCTGTTCGACGGTCACGTCATCGGCATGTTTATCTTCCCGTCGATTATCGCGCTGATTGTTGGCTTCATCGGCTTGCGCTACGGCAGCGACTCCCCGGAATCCTACGGTCTGGGCAAAGCGGAAGAGCTGTTTGGCGAAGAGCTGAGCGAAGAGGACAAAGAAGCCGAAGACGAGTCGATGACCAAATGGCAGATCTTTGTTGAGTACGTGCTGAAAAACAAAGTCATCTGGCTGCTGTGCTTCTCCAATATCTTCCTGTACGTGGTGCGTATCGGTATCGACCAGTGGTCCACCGTGTATGCCTTCCAGGAGCTGAAACTCTCCAAAGAGGTGGCGATTCAGGGCTTTACCCTGTTTGAAGTCGGTGCGCTGGTCGGCACGCTGCTGTGGGGCTGGCTCTCGGATCTGGCGAATGGACGTCGTGCGCTTGTTGCCTGCGTAGCGCTGGCGCTGATCATCGCTACTCTGGGTGTCTATCAGCACGCCAGCAATCAGTACATTTACCTCGCGTCCCTGTTCACACTTGGTTTCCTGGTGTTTGGCCCACAGCTGCTGATCGGTGTTGCGGCGGTTGGATTTGTGCCAAAAAAAGCGATCGGCGCTGCCGATGGAATTAAAGGCACCTTCGCCTATCTGATCGGCGACAGCTTCGCCAAACTGGGTCTCGGGATGATCGCCGACGGCACGCCAGTCTTCGGCCTGACCGGCTGGGCGGGCACCTTCGCCGCGCTGGACGCCGCCGCTATCGCCTGTATCTGCCTGATGGCGATGGTCGCAGTGATGGAAGAGCGCAAAATCCGCCGTGAAAAACGAATTCAGAAATTGAAAGCTGCTTGA
- a CDS encoding transport protein codes for MTEQIHSTPTTHTSEVLRPNWSAVFAVAFCVACLITVEFLPVSLLTPMAQDLGISEGVAGQSVTVTAFVAMFSSLFITQVIGTIDRRKVVILFAVLLTLSCVLVSFADNFTLLLLGRACLGLGLGGFWAMSASLTMRLVPARKVPKALSVIFGAVSIALVIAAPLGSFLGGIIGWRNVFNGAAIMGILCIFWVWKALPSLPGEAAHHKQNMFSLLKRPGVLAGMTAIFMAFAGQFAFFTYIRPVFMTMAGFDVDGLTLVLLSFGIASFVGTSLSAQFLKRSLKIALAGAPLVLAVSAAVLIFWGSDKWVASAIAIIWGFAFALVPVGWSTWITRSLADQAEKAGSIQVAVIQLANTCGAAIGGYALDNLGLLSPLVLSGTLMLLTALLVAGKVKAQ; via the coding sequence ATGACAGAACAGATCCACTCCACGCCCACGACTCACACCAGTGAGGTGCTGCGACCAAACTGGTCGGCAGTTTTCGCCGTGGCGTTTTGCGTCGCCTGCCTGATTACCGTGGAATTTCTGCCGGTGAGCCTGCTGACGCCAATGGCCCAGGATCTGGGGATTTCCGAAGGCGTGGCGGGCCAGTCCGTCACCGTCACGGCGTTTGTCGCCATGTTTTCCAGTCTGTTTATCACCCAGGTCATCGGGACTATCGATCGCCGCAAGGTGGTGATCCTGTTTGCGGTGCTGCTCACCCTCTCCTGCGTACTGGTCTCTTTTGCCGATAACTTTACTCTGTTGCTGCTGGGCCGTGCCTGTCTGGGGCTGGGGTTAGGTGGATTCTGGGCGATGTCGGCCTCGCTGACTATGCGTCTGGTGCCTGCGCGCAAAGTGCCGAAAGCGCTGTCGGTGATCTTTGGAGCGGTGTCGATTGCGCTGGTGATCGCCGCGCCGCTGGGTAGTTTTTTGGGCGGGATTATTGGCTGGCGCAACGTCTTCAACGGCGCAGCGATCATGGGCATTCTGTGTATTTTCTGGGTGTGGAAAGCGCTGCCGTCCCTGCCGGGGGAAGCGGCGCATCATAAACAGAACATGTTTAGCCTGCTCAAACGCCCCGGCGTGCTGGCGGGGATGACCGCCATCTTTATGGCGTTTGCGGGTCAGTTTGCCTTCTTCACCTACATCCGCCCGGTGTTTATGACTATGGCCGGTTTTGACGTCGATGGCCTGACGCTGGTGCTGCTGAGTTTCGGGATTGCCAGTTTTGTCGGCACATCGCTCTCGGCACAGTTCCTGAAACGTTCGCTCAAGATTGCGCTCGCGGGTGCACCGCTGGTGCTGGCCGTAAGTGCCGCTGTGTTGATTTTCTGGGGCAGCGATAAGTGGGTGGCGTCGGCGATTGCGATTATCTGGGGCTTTGCGTTTGCGCTGGTGCCGGTAGGCTGGTCAACGTGGATCACCCGCTCTCTGGCCGATCAGGCGGAAAAAGCGGGGTCCATTCAGGTGGCGGTGATTCAGCTGGCGAACACCTGCGGGGCGGCGATCGGTGGCTACGCGCTGGATAATCTGGGGTTGCTGTCGCCGCTGGTCTTATCCGGCACGCTGATGCTGCTGACTGCCCTGCTGGTTGCGGGGAAAGTGAAGGCTCAGTGA
- a CDS encoding YoeB toxin protein: MLTWTDNGWDDYLWWQEQDKKTLRRINKLIDDAKRQPFTGLGKPEPLRGNLSGYWSRRINDTDRLVYGVTDIALTILMCRYHYQP, from the coding sequence ATGCTCACATGGACGGATAACGGCTGGGACGATTATCTGTGGTGGCAGGAGCAAGACAAGAAGACGCTTCGCAGAATCAACAAATTGATTGATGATGCGAAGCGTCAGCCGTTTACCGGGCTTGGTAAACCTGAACCCTTGCGCGGGAACCTGTCGGGCTACTGGTCCCGGCGTATCAACGATACTGACCGCCTGGTTTATGGCGTCACGGACATTGCTCTGACTATTCTGATGTGCCGCTATCACTATCAGCCCTGA